CTTTACCGCTGTAAAGGAACTGACCAATCATATCTTCCAGCACCATGGCCGATTTCGTATCCTGAATCACGCCGCCATCTTTAAGGATAGACGTTCCCAGCTCCGGATCTTCAAAGCCGACATTCAGCGCCAGGTACTGCTCGCCCAGCAGACCAGAAGTACGGATAGACAGAGAACTGGTATCCGGGATGTGGTTGTAGCGCTCTTCGATGTCCATTTCGACGCGCGGTAGATAGGTTTTGTCATCCAGCGTTATGTCTGAGACGCGGCCAATCACCACACCGCCAATACGCACCGGGGAACGTGCCTTCAGACCCCCGATATTATCGAAAGTCGCATAGAGACGATAAGTGGGTTCAGTCCGAATGGAGGTGATATCCGCCGCTCTGAGACAGATAAACAGCGCAGCCAGCAGCGCCAGTAGCAGAAACACACCTACCCAAATTTCACTTTTTCTTGTTTGCATGAACTCAATTCCCAAACATCAGTGCGGTGAGCACAAAATCCAGGCCAAGTACGGCCAGCGACGAATGAACCACAGTGCGCGTGGTGGCGCGACTGATGCCCTCAGAAGTTGGTATCGCGTCATAACCATTGAACAACGCAATCCAGGTCACAGTCACGGCAAACGCCACGCTCTTAATCAGGCAGTTCACCAGGTCCATACGCAGATCGACAGCGTCCTGCATCGCGGACCAGAAGAAACCAGCATCAATACCTTTCCACTGGACGCCAACCAATGAACCGCCCCAAATGCCGACGGCCACAAACAGGATGGTCAGCAGCGGCAGAGAGATAACCCCGGCCCAGAAGCGCGGAGCAATCACGCGACGCAGCGGGTCGACCGCCATCATCTCCATGCTGGAGAGCTGTTCCGTTGCGCGCATCAGACCGATTTCAGCCGTTAACGCAGAACCCGCTCGACCGGCGAAAAGCAGCGCCGCTACAACCGGGCCAAGTTCGCGCAGCAGCGAAAGCGCCACCAGCATACCGAGACTGGTTTCCGCACTGTAAGTCGTCAGAACCAGATAGCCCTGCAGCCCAAGAACCATGCCGATAAACAGACCCGACACGATGATAATCAGCATCGATAACACGCCGACATTATAGAGTTGACGTATCAGCAGCGGAGAATGCTTACGGAATTCCGGCTTACCCATCAGCGCATTGAATAACATCAACCCGGCACGCCCGAACGTCCTGATGGTTTTTATGCCACGGTGTCCAAGGGCGGCCAACGCATTTAACAGCATCAGCGCTTAACTCCCTATTCCCAGTAAATCATGATGATAGTCGCCCGCCGGATAGCGGAACGGTACGGGACCATCGGCAATCCCATCAAGGAACTGACGAACGCGCGGATCGCTGTTGTTTTGCAACGCCTGAGCGCCACCGTGGGCGACGATTTTTTTATCCGCCACAATGTAAGCGTAATCCGCGATACTCAGCACCTCGGGCACATCGTGCGAAACCACGATGCATGTGACACCCAGCGCGCTGTTCAGTTCTGAAATCAGCTTCACCAGCACGCCCATAGTAATAGGGTCCTGACCAACGAAGGGCTCGTCGAACATGATTAAGTCCGGTTCCAGAGCAATTGCGCGCGCCAGCGCAGCGCGACGCGCCATCCCGCCTGAAAGCTCCGAAGGCATGAGTTTTGCTGCCCCACGCAGGCCCACCGCCTCAAGCTTCATCATCACCGTCGTTTTCAGCAGTTCAGGAGGCAAACGGGTATGTTCACGCAGCGGATAAGCGACATTATCAAAGACATTCATGTCGGTGAATAACGCGCCCGACTGAAACAGCATGCTCATTCGCTTACGGACGGTATACAGGCGTGAGCGAGACATCGCCGGGACATTTTCACCGTCGAAGAGAATCTCGCCATGATCCGGTGGGATCTGTCCACCGATCAAACGCAGCAGCGTGGTTTTACCGATACCAGAGGGGCCCATGATCGCCGTGATCTTGCCCCGTGGCACCGTCAGCGTGATGTCTTCAAATATCAATCGATTGCCGCGCGAGAAGCTAACGTCACGGACATCGACTAAATTCGCCATCGTTTGGCTCATTTAAAGTTCCTTTCTTTCCCGTTAAGGTTAAGCATGGCGCTTAATTCAGCCTTAAACCCGACATTTTTACAGAATATTATCCGCGCAGGTTAGCGAAAGCTGGCATTTGTTTTACTTTTCCGGCGCATAAAGTCAAAATTAGGAATTCGTTACGTCTACAGACTGCATGCGGCGCCAGAGATTCATTCTCAGTGGACCGGCGAGTATACCTGAATAAAGGATTTTTGATGCTTTTAGCAACGGCACTGTTAATAATTGGTTTACTGTTGGTGGTCTACAGTGCTGACCGTTTGGTTTTTGCCGCATCCATCCTTTGCCGACTCTTTGGTATACCGCCTTTGATTATCGGGATGACGGTGGTGAGCGTGGGAACATCGCTCCCGGAAATTATCGTCTCCGCTTCCGCCTCGCTTCACGGTCAGATCGATCTCGCCATCGGAACGGCAATCGGCTCTAATATCGTTAACATTTTATTGATTCTTGGCCTCGCTGCGTTGCTGCATCCATTTCGCGTGGATTCTGATGTTCTGCGCCGCGAATTGCCGC
Above is a window of Lelliottia jeotgali DNA encoding:
- a CDS encoding outer membrane lipid asymmetry maintenance protein MlaD, which encodes MQTRKSEIWVGVFLLLALLAALFICLRAADITSIRTEPTYRLYATFDNIGGLKARSPVRIGGVVIGRVSDITLDDKTYLPRVEMDIEERYNHIPDTSSLSIRTSGLLGEQYLALNVGFEDPELGTSILKDGGVIQDTKSAMVLEDMIGQFLYSGKGDDKKSDDAPAQTEGPTDVAPTPGTTNSSQEK
- a CDS encoding putative ABC transporter, permease component YrbE; its protein translation is MLLNALAALGHRGIKTIRTFGRAGLMLFNALMGKPEFRKHSPLLIRQLYNVGVLSMLIIIVSGLFIGMVLGLQGYLVLTTYSAETSLGMLVALSLLRELGPVVAALLFAGRAGSALTAEIGLMRATEQLSSMEMMAVDPLRRVIAPRFWAGVISLPLLTILFVAVGIWGGSLVGVQWKGIDAGFFWSAMQDAVDLRMDLVNCLIKSVAFAVTVTWIALFNGYDAIPTSEGISRATTRTVVHSSLAVLGLDFVLTALMFGN
- a CDS encoding putative ABC transporter, ATP-binding protein YrbF, giving the protein MSQTMANLVDVRDVSFSRGNRLIFEDITLTVPRGKITAIMGPSGIGKTTLLRLIGGQIPPDHGEILFDGENVPAMSRSRLYTVRKRMSMLFQSGALFTDMNVFDNVAYPLREHTRLPPELLKTTVMMKLEAVGLRGAAKLMPSELSGGMARRAALARAIALEPDLIMFDEPFVGQDPITMGVLVKLISELNSALGVTCIVVSHDVPEVLSIADYAYIVADKKIVAHGGAQALQNNSDPRVRQFLDGIADGPVPFRYPAGDYHHDLLGIGS